aaagttgaaGCCACTCTAATTTAGGCAGTTTGAACAATTAATTTACTAAATCCCTCTCagaccactagagggagccctctGGCTACGAGAAGCCTTGGAGGCCATTTTAGGCCTTCAAGCCAATAAGATTAGTCGCCCAAGAGAATGATAATCTGCAAAACTGCTCTAATGTTCATTGTTATCGACATCTTGGGTTTTAACTGGATTGTaagcaatatttgttttcaatactgtacagtatttacatttgatgtaaaacactgtaaaaactcctaaaaaaaaaaaaaagatttcagcaGTTTTCCGCACTATAGCAGGATGGTTCCGTGACAGAAATGTAGATTCATTCCacccagaaaaacaaaaacaaaaaaaacaaaggagagtGAGGCTTTGGAAGGTGAACTCTACTGCCAActgcaggactggagtggaactgTATTACCCTTCCGAGCCAGGCGGGCATTCAGTATTTAGGAGTGTTTTGTCTGGGGTTTTCCGTCCTCagcctttttcttcctcaaCCGCAGGCCTTTGTGGAGAACAATCCGGCCATCCGCTGGTGTCCGGCGGCGCGCTGCGAGCGGGCGGTGCGGCTCACCCGGCCCGGCCCGGGCGAGAGCGACCCGCACGGCTTCCCGCTGCTGCCCTCCCCGGCCGTCGACTGCGGCAAGGGCCACCTCTTCTGCTGGtaatttgcttttgttcttgaatGTTTTACTCTTTTGTCAATTATGTTCTGTTCCATAGTTTTATGGTTTGCATTCAATTTTGAGGTCCGTAAAGTGTTTTTGTTAGAACTAAGGTTGTTTTTAAACTATAATTACTTGATAGCTTCCCAATATGGACCGCtgactttccattttccatttgttcGCCACTTTTCGCCATTCAAAGTGTGCAGCAAAATGTCCTTTACTGTATTGTGCAAAAGTGCCTCACCATTGAAATTAGCGTGTGTAAACCTGACACAGCCAAAActcaacaaataaaatgtctcaTTGGTTTCAAAGCTCGATTTGatgccctttttctttttctctgccGTGAGTCAATTTTTGTGGGGGGGTCCTTTCAAGCCAGCGGTTTTGCAAGTTAACGGGCTTATCGTTGGTGTGCGCGCCCCCCAGGGAGTGCCTCGGCGAGGCCCACGAGCCGTGTGACTGCCACATGTGGAGGAAGTGGCTCCAAAAAGTCACCGAGATGAAGCCCGAGGAGTGTAAGTCTCGCAGAAGATTAGCTGGATTTATCGCCTAATGCGCAAGTTTGAGATGGTTcgaatacgtgtgtgtgtgtgtgtgtgtgtgttgttgtttttttcctcggTAGTGGCAGGTGTGAGCGAGGCTTACGAAGACGCCGCAAACTGCCTCTGGCTGCTGACCAACTCCAAGCCATGTGCCAACTGCAAGTCCCCCATTCAGAAGAACGAGGGCTGCAACCACATGCAGTGTGCCAAGGTGGGAGTTTGTGTGAAGAAACGCAACACAACGTGCGCACCGTGTTTTTACGGCGCTTTGGCGCTCTTCCAGTGCAAGTACGACTTCTGCTGGATCTGCCTGGAGGAGTGGAAGAAGCACAGCTCGTCGACGGGAGGCTACTACCGCTGCACGCGCTACGAGGTCATCCAGCAGCTGGAGGAGCAGTCCAAAGAGATGACTGTCGAGGTACAAACACTCGCATATTAACACTTTGTCTCAAGGGGAAAAAGTGACTTGACTCTTTACTTTTATTCGCAGAAAATATGACCTATCGTAAgattggggattttttttttttttcctgtgaaaaactgaaaattaCTGCTTTTAATCtttgtaatattgcaacttttcccctggaaaaatacaactttaatcttCTTGTATTCCAGTGCCAGGTTTGTTCCATTACACTGATTGTTGTGAAGGTTACGGCCTTTTTCTGCGGAATTAAATAATTTGGGAAACTTTAACCTCGTAATGTTGGGACTTTTTTCTAAAACTGACTACATATCcaaagattacaactttttttcattgggaaaaaaatacatttatcttgtaatatgacaacttttttcctccaagAATATGATGTgttattgtaaaattacaactttttttattcTAGTGATAGTctcacttcacaaaaaaaaaacaaaaaaaacttttacttaCTTTTTTCCTTGGAATTGTTTTACCTTgatctttttttgaaaaatgcatctttaatttttttatatttaaaatttgtgTTCTCCTAAATATATAGCATTTTATTGCAAGATTGCAGCTTTTTTCCTTGGCATGAAATTCAACTTTAGTcttgtaatattctgacttttttttattcaacaatGACAACATAGCCgacgattaaaaaaaactccaactATAATCTTGTAATCTTACTTTGTTTTCAGGAGGGGGCTGGCAATAGAACTTTAAAAtggtaacatttttaaaaaattatttcaatttcataTATGACTCTCTCGCAAGaaatataacttaaatattatattcaaactttttttcctaaaataatTGTAAGTGTACAATTTTTTGgtgtaatatataaatatatatatatatatattaaacagAAAAATTGCCTTctaaaaaacatctttaatctCAGTTAACacctttttaattgttttatcaaCTATCCTGTCAGAAAACTACGGGTAAGACTTaagtaataatattaaaacaatacattcaatacaaaaaaaaacaactatacaATACATcctttatttcataataatatgaCTTTCGCAGGCAGAAAAGAAGCACAAAAGCTTCCAGGAGCTGGACCGCTTCATGCACTACTACAGCAGATTCAAGAACCACGAACACAGTTACAAGgtgaccaacacacacacacacacacacacacacacactcagctaTATTCATTAAAATATCGCGTCTGTTGTAGCACAAACTTGAAAGCCCTCCAGCGGGCATTTTGCTCTCATTGCCAGAACATCTCTTCCAGTGCCACTTCCTAATACGTTTGTCTACttttgaatggttgttgtttttgtgtttgtcagcTGGAGCAGAAGCTGCTGAGGACGGCCAAGGAGAAGATGGAACAGCTGAGCAGAGCCTTCATTAGGCGTGAGTGGCTTTCACTTGAAACGGGAAGTTGTTCAACCCATAGGATAAGTGCTGGCTGTTAGGTTTTAAAATCTGTTATTgctctggggctgctttgctctaTCCAGCACTGGGTGTCGTGAGTCTTCTACATTGAAATGTCAAGATTGTCAAGGACATTCTTTAGCAAAAAGTGTGTTGCTCACTCAGAAAGCTTGGTTTCTTGTAtattctggggctgcttttcgcTATCTGGCACCAACACAAATATTTAGACCCTGTCGTTTGCGCGACTGCACCAGGTGAGGGCGCCCCGCCCGACACGCGCTTCATCGAGGACGGCGTGAGCGAGCTGCTGAAGACGCGGCGCGTGCTCAAGTGCTCTTACCCATACGGCTTCTTCCTGCAGCAGGGAAGCACGCAGAAGGAAATCTTTGAGCTCATGCAGGTACGctgcacacaacaacaaaaatcacaatatcaatatttgcGAATGGGTGGGTGGGATGTTAGCGTCTGGCATTGTAACGACGACGTCTGGCCAGACCGACCTGGAGATGGTGGTGGAGGACCTGGCGCAGAAGGTGAACCGCTCCTACCTGAGGACGCCGTGCCACAAGATCGTCAGCGCCGCCCGCCTGGTCCAGCAGAAGCGGCAGGAGTTCTTGGCGTCGGTTGCCCGCGGCGTGGCGCCCAATGACTCGCCCGAGCCCCCGCGCAGGAGGTACGAGATGATccgtaaacatttttattaaaaccccaaaaaaaaacaatgatggaGTATCTTTTGTGTCTGTTTCAGCTACCCTGGAGGATCGTGGGATTGGGAGTACTTGGGCTTCGCCTCCCCTGAGGTAAACCTTTTCCGGCTGCTCTGCTCAAGTTTTTCTCTGGttgctcccacattccgaaGACATGTAATGTGTAGGCGCATTCAATTAAGACTACacattgtccacaggtgtgcatacaagtgtgaatggttgtttttctatatgtgcctcGACGTTGATTCGGTGACTTTTGGAGCCCATTTAGGCCGGCCGCTATACATGCTAAATGCTAtcacgcttgtgtgtgtgtctagatGGGCAGTCGTCACTCTGTGCTGGGAGCAGGAGACCAACGGGACCGAGCATCACAGGTCGTCTTTCGTCGGGGCTGTAAATTGTGTGGttttgtggtggtggtgttgtcGCGTACGAAATGAATTTTATGCCGCTTTGCCGCTCGGCAGGATTTCGCTGACATTCAGTACCGCCGGCGGCACAGAGCGCGGCGCAGGGGAGACATGCTGAATCTGCACAATCTCCGGAGCAGCAGCAACACGCCCGAGAGCAGCAGGAGGAGCGACAGCACAGGTCCCGCTTTCGCTCCACTCGCGCGCACAATCCTCCGCTTGTCCACGGGTTTGGTTGAAGATGCTGTTCCACTCCAGGCCTGTAGGAGGCAGTAATGCGGGTCGTAAAAGGGAATTTGTGTCGCCATCGATCCATCTAGTGGGTCACTCCCCCACTTTTTTGCGCCAAAGAATAATTACTAGCCTAGCTTTTTGTGTATTCTAATATTGCTTCGTCTTCTGCTCGAAGCTCGTAATATTCCTTGTTGGCTCTAACTCTCTACTTCATCTCACAGCACTTAAGACTATTTCTTACATGtaacaatcattaaaaaaaatattcttaaaaaaaaaaaaaaaaaaaatgttgattttaataTTGTAATCCCACCCCAAAATACTTTAATCTTACagtatttggtttttatttcaaacatttatatttcaCTTCAAGTCAAGTCATCCACTTTAGTATATATTACTAATATAGTAGAAAGACAGCAGTATGAAGGTTTAGTTACGGCTCCGCTTGATGAGCCATATACACAGATCTGCTACACTAATTGTGTAAAAGCTCCGCCCCTCACAACAGGCTCACGTGTGTACAAGACTtgagcagtttttttgttggctTGTTTTTCCAGAAGGTCCAGAGAGGATCGAGGGCCGGCGTAGAGCGCTGGGCTCCCTGGACGAGGACGACCCCAACATCCTGCTGGCTATCCAGCTGTCTCTGCAGGAGTCTCGGCGAGATCGAGGCCCCGAGGGCGTCCCCGCGGGCGTCCCCGAGCCGGAGCGCGGGCCGCAGGGTTCCGCGGCGATTCCCGGCGACGTCCCCGACAGCCCCGCGGGAGCGGCCAGGGGCCCGTCCCTTCCGGAACCGCCGCGCCCTCCCCACAGGACAGACTCGTCTGGTTGTTCTTCTCAGACGTCCGTGCCGCCGCCCGCCGCCCTGCCCCTccctcctccgcctcccccgCTCAGCGCCGAGCTGCTGAAGCTGGGGGACAGCCTTATGAAACTCGGGAACCCGTCTCCTCCCGACTCGGACCCTCAGAGTCACTGCCACGCGAGCACGCGTCCGCCCGAGGCCGAACGAGAGAGTCCGTCCAACTACGCTCTCCGACGCCCCCCCGCCCAGTTGTGCCTCCCGTCTCCGGAGCTCGAAcccgagctgctgctgctgtcgcCCGTCATCCCGCCGGGGAGGCCTTTCACCCCCAGCGACCCGCAGAGCCTCGAGGCCCTGGACCCCGCCGCCAGCGCCCAGCTGCTGGACAACATCATGGCCTGGTTCAACTACAACATCACCCCGCAGAACAACCCCCAGAGCCTGGCCCTCATCCCCTCGCCGCCCACCACCGAGAGCGACTCATCCCCGGACGCGCTCTCCGAGACCCTCGCCGCCGCCCGGCAGCGCCCGGAGGGCCAGCCGGACCTGGCCCGCGGCCGCCCCAGCAGGCCCGGCACGCTGGGGCTGGACAACACCGCCGCCGATGGCGAGGAGGACAACAAAGAGGAGGAAGGCACCGATGCGTTGGCGGATGCATCGCCCCGCGAGGACACCTCCGCAGACTTGGACCTGGTCCTCCAGCTGGAGGTGGGCGAGTCCCCTGTGGAGTGGGAGGAGAAAGTCCACTTGGTGTGAAGCGGAAGAAGATAGCTGCTGTTTACTGTGTGTATtattctgatgatgatgattattattatacagtcaAGCCTCAGTTCACGGGAAAAAAAATCGATTTCTGAACAAGATTTTCCAACAAATCTTGTGCTCCTCCCTACGTCACATATTTCAAATACAGGCACAGTTTTCACGGTGAAAAGTGCAAACGATAGTGCTCTTTGGAAGCCTAATCATTTTAGCATTGGAAATAAGAGCTAAACATGAGGATTGTTTCTATTTCTGATCTGGCTACCCagtttggtttggcaaaatctTCATTACAAAGTGTGCTGTTCAACTTAAACCCACGCAGATCATtctatttctattcatttattcaatggaaaacatttaaattatgtTTGTGTACTGAAGTTTGACTGtaagtattattgttattataataaGTTATCTAATGAGGTTGTTGAGCCCCGCAGCAAAGATGTCACGGGCagggtgttctttttttcttttcttttttttttttttttaactttaaaacctttcttctttaaaaaacaaacaaaaatcaaggCAAAGCTACTGAGGTGGTCACAGATAatcaggtatttatttattttaattttatatttttagaaaaCTGGCCACACCAAcggttgtatattttttatttaattacaaatatttattttacttaattacttagtttttttgtattataaCTATAATTATTTTCACTATTATTAATGCTACCACAGCAttgcattcattttgttttacatggTTTTTACACGCCTTATAAATGTACAAATAgctaaaaagaaataataataatctccatCCCCATGAACAGTGCAAAGCGGACAGGTGGCGCTGTTACActttagccaatcagaaactCAAAGCAggtcacaattttaaaaataaaacttgagaTAATGGTGCATGTCACAAACATGAAAAACCATCTCCCCATCTACTTTCGTAGAAAAGCAAAAGTTGCAAAACTTTGAGAAAATGTCTAAAATTCATAgaattgtattgatttatttattttttcatctggAAAGAAATCTGAAGAAAGCCGTTCAAGAAAATGATCGAAACTGAGATTGGGGCACACGTAAAAAAATAACGAGATGTTCCCATTTTCACAtctacatcaaaacaaaaaatcttttggggaaaaaaaaaaagactgtcgacatttttaaatctttttgtaatgtttgtggaggtttttttttttttttgtcagttttgatTCATATTACAACAACAGGTGGTGCTGTAACACTTATAATTCAAAGTCCCTTCGTATTAGCCaataaaaaacatgaagaaaTCAATTTATGGAAAAGGAACAATAACCACAAAACCGCAACAATGGTGTATGTTACAACTACAAAATAATGCCCAATTTTCTTACTGAcatcccccaaaatatttttttaactgtgaaaatttttcaaaatttctgtggaataatttttttttaaatacgtgtGTTTATTGATGTTGCATCCATTTTCGATTTATGTTCACAAATATGGTTCATCACCTTAAaggtgcacaaaaaaaatatccatctatGTAAAAAGtgcatgccaaagcaacagaTGGCGCTGTAACTTACAGTCCAAAATTCCGTTTTATTAGCGAATCACAAACGTGAAGAAAGCCATTTTgggaaaagacacaaaaaaactggataatcccaatttttttatttatttattattatttttttacgtgAACAATTTCCAAatctttttagatttttttttttttttaatacctgtgtttgtgtggacaCGGCTTCGAGTGTTTGCTCAATGGCGTTTCGGTGCTTAAATCCAAACAAAcagccaatgtttttttttcaggaccaaaaaaaaggacaagacaAAAGAAACAATCCTGCTGTAGCCTTCGGAGCTAGCGTTAGCGTTAGTTAGCGTACTGTACAATCAAGAGGGCCTCATTTTGATACTGGACCTTCGTGCACACTGTGCCTGCAGGAGAGCAACCACACACTCttacttttctttgttttgtttgccaaCAGATTCACTAGTTGGTCATCTCACAATTATAACGAGGTCAGCCATTTCCACTGCCGCTTTTTGTGGAGGTTAGCGTCCAATTCCCAAGTGCCATCCATCTTCATCTACATAATTGCCATCTGTGGAGTCCGTTTTGATTGTAGCAAATTTTTAATGCAGACGTCAGTGTTGCCAAGTTTATggacaaatgtcatttattgCTTTTACGtttgcattgtttaaaaaaaataatattttctccTCCTCTACTGAAATGGTATGCAGTGTGTTGTGAATGTCaatgtgcctttttttgttgttgttgtttcaagcatatgtttttatttgtagctatttattgttgcttttttaGTCAGAACTTAACTTTCCACACTGTAATGGGCCACGTGAAATTCCTCCGCACGCCCCGAGTTGGGCACCTGCGGCCAACCATGTATCctcaaaatgctttttttttttccttcttttttttttaacgtcaaGATACGATTTGATGCTTTGAGTCCCTCGTAATCGAGACATGAAAAATTGGGATTAGGATGTGTAAATCAATCGAAAATGTGTTGTCAACCTTTTGAACACAAGCGGCGACACCCTGTTGTGACTGTTTTCTGTCTCTAAGGAAAAATCTATTCGGTGAACATTTCATgccgccattttttttttttttttttttttcaggaaatgtTTCGCAGGATGGCAGTGCGTGACACTCAgttatttattactattatgaTTTACTTTATATTCCGTTGGTGATGGTTATGTTGTGGAACATCAAAGAATAACAGAAGAtgtcaagggggggggggggaaagggcaTTTTCTGCTCATCTATGATACATTCCCACCTGTGCCCATCAATGTgtggc
This window of the Phyllopteryx taeniolatus isolate TA_2022b chromosome 21, UOR_Ptae_1.2, whole genome shotgun sequence genome carries:
- the LOC133471049 gene encoding ankyrin repeat and IBR domain-containing protein 1-like; the protein is MGNTATKFRKALVGGDEALAWQLYEGNPQFRDGLDPNASYGEQYQHNTPLHYVCRHGMTRLLRSFLFSKEGNPNKRNVHNETCLHVLCQGPLILLLPEGALSPRLARPQREEQRRADCLQMLLRWTGARLEGGQYEKANVNATDNRRSTCLHYAAASGMKSCVELLIQSDADLFIEDDDKLTPCDHAERHHHTELALSLESQMVFSSSSPGPVPPPRPSHTSADTRGEGKLLQNKEPYEGLKLQDLRRLKDMLIVETADMLQAPLFTAEALLRAHDWDREKLLEAWMSDAEGCCQRSGVAVPTPPPSGYNAWDTLPSPRTPRTPRSPVTLTFTSPTDSCLTPADEGLATCGICLCSISVFEDPVDVSCGHEFCRACWEGFLNVKIQEGDAHNIFCPAYECYQLVPVHVIESVVSREMDQRYLQFDIKAFVENNPAIRWCPAARCERAVRLTRPGPGESDPHGFPLLPSPAVDCGKGHLFCWECLGEAHEPCDCHMWRKWLQKVTEMKPEELAGVSEAYEDAANCLWLLTNSKPCANCKSPIQKNEGCNHMQCAKCKYDFCWICLEEWKKHSSSTGGYYRCTRYEVIQQLEEQSKEMTVEAEKKHKSFQELDRFMHYYSRFKNHEHSYKLEQKLLRTAKEKMEQLSRAFIRREGAPPDTRFIEDGVSELLKTRRVLKCSYPYGFFLQQGSTQKEIFELMQTDLEMVVEDLAQKVNRSYLRTPCHKIVSAARLVQQKRQEFLASVARGVAPNDSPEPPRRSYPGGSWDWEYLGFASPEMGSRHSVLGAGDQRDRASQDFADIQYRRRHRARRRGDMLNLHNLRSSSNTPESSRRSDSTEGPERIEGRRRALGSLDEDDPNILLAIQLSLQESRRDRGPEGVPAGVPEPERGPQGSAAIPGDVPDSPAGAARGPSLPEPPRPPHRTDSSGCSSQTSVPPPAALPLPPPPPPLSAELLKLGDSLMKLGNPSPPDSDPQSHCHASTRPPEAERESPSNYALRRPPAQLCLPSPELEPELLLLSPVIPPGRPFTPSDPQSLEALDPAASAQLLDNIMAWFNYNITPQNNPQSLALIPSPPTTESDSSPDALSETLAAARQRPEGQPDLARGRPSRPGTLGLDNTAADGEEDNKEEEGTDALADASPREDTSADLDLVLQLEVGESPVEWEEKVHLV